Proteins from a genomic interval of Dunckerocampus dactyliophorus isolate RoL2022-P2 chromosome 5, RoL_Ddac_1.1, whole genome shotgun sequence:
- the ckap5 gene encoding cytoskeleton-associated protein 5 isoform X4 produces the protein MGDDSEWMKLPIDQKCEHKVWKARLNGYEDALQLFQRIDDEKSSEWGKFLGLIKKFVTDSNAIAQLKGLEAALAYVENAHVAGKTTSDVVSGVVTKVFNQPKARAKELGSDICLMYIEIEKAEVVQDELLKGLDNKNPKIVVACIETLRKALSEFGSKIVTLKPVVKVLPKQFESREKAVRDEAKLLAVEIYKWIRDALKPSLQNINSVLLKELEEEWVKIPPTPPKQSRFLRSQHDLRAKFQQQQAQGEQSDGEDEEETVAAVDPYELLEAVDILSKLPKDLYEKIEAKKWQERKEALEAVEALTKNPKLEGGDYGDLVRALKKVVGKDANVMLVSMAAKCLAGLASGLRKKFGTYAGHVVPTILEKFKEKKPQVVQALQDAIDAIFLTTTLQNLSEDILAVMDNKNPSIKQQASLFLARSFRHCTQVTLPKGVLKPFCAALIKQVNDSAPEVRDAAFEALGTAMKVVGEKAVNPYLADLDKLKLDKIKECADKVELPGGKKSSGGGDKKPAAKAPPPAEAPSKSSAPPKKTPGATSCKSAGPPKKGKAASAAPGKPKKTTDSKELTESELSAEVCEEQAASVLPSSCIQQLDSANWKERLASMEEFQKAVETMDTTTMPCQALVRMLAKKPGWKETNFQVMQMKLHIVALIAQRGQFSKTSASVVLDGLVDKVGDIKCGGKAKEGMTAIGEACSLPWTAEQVVSLAFAQKNPKNQAETLNWLANAMKEFGFAGINVKGFINNVKTALGATNPAVRTAAITLLGVMHLYMGAPLRMFFEDEKPALLAQIDTELEKMQGQSPPAPTRFTKKTRNEEEGDNVEEQEEIDGGGQDIMDLLPRTDISDKVTSDLVSKIGDKNWKIRKEGLDEVAAIISEAKFVTANIGELPLALKGRLGDSNKILVQQSLTILQQLATAMGPGLKQHVKILGFPIMTVLGDSKPNVRTAAMATLQSWVEQTGMKEWLEGEELSEELKRENPFQRQEILGWLAEKLPTLRTVPGDLMLCVPHLYACLEDRNGDVRKKAQDAVPTFMMHLGYDKMNKAAGKVKPASKDQVVAVLEKARAVVPAKPAAPAKTGGAKGETSRSASASRSQPSVEEFVDNKPEPKKVKGGLAAKKSVSNKKPAAKGMKDDDDRSGPLFVLIPNAKEQRIKEEKQLKILKWNFITPRDEYVEQLKTQMSTCFAKWLQDELFHMDFQRHVKAISVMIERLENESDATISCLDLILKWFTLRFFDTNTTVLMKVLEYLKLLFAMLNRENYHLTEYEANSFIPYLILKVGESKDVVRKDVRAILTMLCKVYPASKVFPYLMDGTKSKNSKQRAECLEELGCLIEGYGMNVCQPTPAKSLKEIAVHIGDRDTSVRNAALNTVVAVYNVCGDQVYKLIGNLSEKDMSMLEERIKRSSAKKTAAAPAKQSATERSQRDHPVNPNGTFLRRSTPQEDPNKLNQARQNAQHSESSHMPIPKEFQLDLDMIETDHSRVGELPDLVQHKLDELLEPFVIPEPKMRAVSPHFDDLHNSTASTINFVISQVASGDINTSIQALAQIDEVLWQENKAEVMSGHIDQFLIATFMQLRLIYNTHMADDRLDKKDIFKLYSCILGNMLSLFSLESLAREASMGVLKDLMHGLITLMLDSRVEDIEEGQQVIRSVNLVVVRVLEKSDQTNITSALLVMLQDTLVSTAGSPMFSELVMKCLWRLIRHLPETINSINLDRILFDVHNIMKVFPKEKRKQLKSDVPHRTLKTLLHTLCKLTGAQILDHLSMIENRNESELEAHLRRVVKHAGNLSGSKSDRGNEKTGLHTEDRLSKAKVSDILSEIFKKIGSKENTKEGLTELYEYKQKYTDVDLEPFLKNSSPFFQSYVERGLRMIESEREGKPRIQNPTVIAQHGADNTLSGNNEDLKPAMYYERLKILRQRQGLENTSRGVSGSDDEAKRAPISSLLSSKPSVASSTDMLQSKLSQLKESRELCQQEHNNAQSRSPSHAHTRSASPAGNLDDLKKRLERIKSNRQ, from the exons gtTTGGAAAGCTCGTTTGAATGGTTATGAAGACGCTCTGCAGTTGTTCCAGAGGATAGATGATGAGAAGAGTTCAGAGTGGGGGAAGTTCCTTGGTCTGATCAAGAAGTTTGTCACCGATTCAAATGCAATTGCTCAGCTTAAAGGCCTCGAGGCGGCCCTGGCCTATGTTGAGAATGCCCATGTTGCTGGGAA gACAACGAGTGATGTCGTGTCTGGGGTGGTGACCAAAGTATTTAACCAGCCGAAGGCCCGTGCTAAGGAACTGGGCTCAGACATCTGCCTGATGTATATTGAAATAGAAAAGGCTGAGGTGGTGCAGGATGAGCTGCTAAAAGGACTGGACAACAAAAACCCCAAGATAGTTGTGGCATGTATTGAGACTCTCAGGAAGGCTCTAAG TGAGTTTGGATCGAAGATAGTGACTTTAAAGCCTGTGGTGAAGGTTTTACCCAAGCAATTTGAGTCTAGAGAGAAGGCGGTGAGAGATGAAGCCAAGCTGCTTGctgtagaaatatacaaatgGATCCGAGATGCTTTGAAACCTTCCCTACAGAATATTAACTCCGTACTG CTGAAGGAGCTTGAAGAAGAGTGGGTGAAGATTCCTCCGACCCCACCGAAGCAGAGCCGGTTTCTGCGCTCCCAGCATGACCTGAGGGCAAAGTTTCAACAGCAACAAGCACAAGGAGAACAGTCTGATG GAGAAGACGAGGAGGAAACTGTGGCCGCAGTAGATCCTTATGAGCTACTGGAAGCCGTGGATATTCTTTCTAAGTTGCCCAAAGACCTTTATGAGAAAATT gaagccaaaaaatggcAAGAGCGGAAAGAAGCTCTTGAGGCAGTTGAAGCTCTAACAAAGAACCCAAAACTAGAGGGTGGGGACTATGGAGATCTTGTTAGAGCACTCAAAAAG GTTGTGGGTAAAGATGCCAATGTCATGCTGGTTTCAATGGCAGCTAAATGCTTGGCTGGACTGGCCTCCGGTCTCAGAAAGAAGTTTGGAACATATGCAGGACAT GTTGTTCCAACTATTCTGGAGAAGTTCAAAGAGAAAAAGCCTCAGGTTGTCCAGGCCCTGCAAGATGCCATTGATGCCATCTTTCTCACT ACTACGTTGCAGAATTTGTCAGAGGACATCCTGGCTGTGATGGATAATAAAAACCCTTCTATAAAGCAGCAAGCCTCTCTGTTTTTGGCCCGCTCCTTCAGACACTGCACTCAGGTCACACTGCCCAAGGGTGTTCTCAAACCCTTCTGTGCTGCGCTCATCAAG CAAGTGAATGACTCTGCTCCAGAGGTGCGTGATGCTGCCTTTGAAGCTTTGGGGACTGCCATGAAAGTAGTGGGCGAGAAAGCAGTGAACCCATACCTAGCTGATTTGGATAAACTCAAACTtgacaag ATAAAAGAGTGTGCTGATAAAGTTGAGCTTCCTGGAGGGAAGAAAAGTTCTGGAGGGGGAGATAAGAAGCCAGCGGCTAAAGCACCACCCCCTGCTGAAGCCCCATCTAAGTCCTCTGCCCCACCCAAGAAGACACCAGGTGCAACCTCCTGCAAG TCTGCTGGTCCACCGAAGAAAGGCAAAGCTGCCTCCGCTGCACCTGGGAAACCAAAGAAGACCACAGACAGTAAAGAATTAACAGAAAGTGAACTGTCA GCTGAGGTTTGTGAAGAACAGGCAGCCAGCGTACTTCCTTCATCCTGCATTCAACAGCTGGACTCTGCTAACTGGAAGGAGAGACTTGCCAGTATGGAAGAATTTCAAAAG GCTGTTGAGACGATGGATACAACGACAATGCCATGTCAGGCCTTAGTCAGGATGTTGGCCAAGAAACCAGGCTGGAAAGAAACAAACTTTCAG GTCATGCAGATGAAGCTCCATATTGTGGCTCTTATTGCTCAGAGAGGGCAGTTTTCAAAGACGTCAGCCTCTGTGGTTTTGGATGGCTTGGTAGATAAGGTTGGAGATATCAAATGTGGGGGAAAAGCCAAGGAGGGAATGACTGCAATTGGGGAGGCCTGCTCGCTACCCTGGACTGCTGAAcag GTTGTATCATTGGCGTTTGCACAAAAGAATCCAAAGAACCAAGCAGAGACTCTTAACTGGTTGGCTAATGCCATGAAGGAGTTTGGCTTTGCTGG TATCAATGTAAAAGGTTTTATCAACAATGTCAAGACCGCCCTGGGAGCGACTAACCCAGCTGTAAGGACCGCTGCTATTACCCTGCTGGGAGTTATGCATCTCTACATGGGAGCACCACTCCGCATGTTTTTTGAGGATGAGAAACCAGCTCTCCTGGCACAAATAGATACTGAGTTAGAGAAG ATGCAAGGTCAATCACCTCCAGCTCCAACAAGATTCACCAAGAAGACAAGGAATGAGGAAGAAGGGGACAATGTAGAGGAGCAAGAAGAAATAGATGGAGGAGGACAGGACATTATGGACTTGCTGCCCAGAACAGATATTAG TGACAAAGTCACTTCTGACTTGGTTTCTAAAATTGGGGATAAGAACTGGAAGATCAGAAAAGAGGGTCTTGATGAAGTTGCAGCTATCATTTCAGAAGCTAAATTTGTCACAGCCAACATAGGAGAGCTCCCTCTGGCCTTGAAAGGACGACTTGGTGATTCCAACAAGATCTTG GTCCAGCAGAGCCTGACCATCCTGCAGCAGCTGGCCACAGCCATGGGGCCTGGACTTAAACAGCATGTGAAAATACTGGGATTTCCCATCATGACAGTGCTTGGAGACAGTAAG CCAAATGTCAGGACAGCTGCTATGGCCACACTGCAGTCCTGGGTGGAGCAGACTGGGATGAAGGAATGGCTAGAAGGGGAGGAGCTATCAGAGGAGTTAAAGAGGGAGAATCCCTTCCAGCGACAAGAG ATATTAGGCTGGCTGGCTGAGAAGCTACCCACCTTGAGGACTGTACCTGGGGATCTGATGTTATGCGTGCCCCATCTGTATGCCTGCCTGGAAGACAGAAATGGAGATGTGCGGAAGAAAGCTCAGGACGCTGTACCCACATTTATGATGCACCTTGGCTATGACAAAATGAACAAAGCTGCTGGCAAAGTCAAG CCGGCTTCAAAGGACCAAGTGGTAGCCGTTTTAGAAAAGGCCAGAGCAGTGGTGCCAGCTAAACCTGCCGCTCCTGCCAAAACTGGAGGAGCAAAAGGCGAGACAAGTAGATCTGCTTCAG CCTCCAGGTCTCAACCATCCGTTGAGGAGTTTGTCGATAATAAACCTGAACCTAAAAAGGTCAAAGGGGGATTAGCTGCCAAGAAG AGTGTTTCTAATAAGAAGCCTGCAGCCAAAGGCATgaaagatgatgatgataggTCTGGACCCCTCTTTGTCCTTATCCCCAATGCTAAGGAGCAGAGGATCAAAGAGGAGAAACAACTGAAG ATCTTGAAGTGGAACTTCATCACTCCTCGAGATGAGTATGTGGAGCAGCTTAAAACTCAGATGTCTACCTGCTTTGCCAAGTGGCTTCAGGATGAGCTCTTCCACATGGACTTCCAGAGACATGTTAAGGCCATTAGCGTCATGATTGAG AGGTTGGAGAATGAGAGTGATGCCACCATAAGCTGTCTGGACCTGATTCTCAAGTGGTTCACTCTGCGCTTCTTTGACACAAACACCACAGTCCTGATGAAGGTGCTGGAGTATTTGAAGCTATTATTTGCCATGCTCAACAGAGAGAACTATCATCTCACAGAGTATGAGGCAAACTCATTCATTCCCTACCTTATACTCAAG gttggCGAGTCAAAGGATGTGGTTCGTAAAGATGTTCGGGCAATACTCACCATGCTGTGTAAGGTTTACCCTGCCTCCAAGGTCTTCCCTTATCTCATGGATGGTACAAAGTCCAAAAACTCCAAACAAAGAGCTG AATGTCTGGAAGAGTTGGGTTGTTTGATAGAAGGCTATGGAATGAATGTATGCCAACCAACTCCAGCCAAGTCTCTAAAAGAGATTGCAGTTCATATTGGTGATAGAGACACATCTGTCCGCAATGCTGCCCTGAACACAGTAGTGGCTGTCTACAATGTCTGTGGAGACCAAGTCTATAAACTCATTGGAAAT TTATCAGAGAAAGATATGAGCATGTTGGAGGAGAGGATCAAGCGTTCTTCAGCAAAGAAGACTGCTGCTGCTCCAGCTAAGCAGAGTGCTACTGAAAGGTCTCAAAGAGATCACCCAGTTAACCCCAATGGCACTTTCCTACGCAGGTCTACTCCACAGGAAGACCCCAACAAACTCAA CCAAGCCCGTCAGAATGCCCAGCACAGCGAGTCCTCTCACATGCCTATTCCCAAAGAGTTCCAGTTAGACCTGGACATGATTGAGACAGACCACAGCAGAGTGGGTGAGCTGCCAGACCTCGTCCAACACAAGCTAGATGAGCTTCTGGAGCCTTTTGTCATTCCTGAGCCCAA GATGCGTGCCGTCTCCCCACACTTTGATGACCTCCACAACAGCACAGCTTCCACGATAAACTTTGTTATCTCTCAAGTGGCCAGCGGGGACATCAACACAAGCATACAAGCACTTGCACAG ATTGACGAGGTGTTGTGGCAAGAGAACAAAGCAGAGGTCATGTCAGGACACATAGACCAGTTCCTCATTGCTACCTTCATGCAGCTCAGGCTCATCTATAATACCCACATGGCTGATGACAGGCTGGACAAGAAGGacatatttaaattatataGCTGCATCCTCGGCAACATGCTGTCT TTGTTCTCTTTGGAGTCTTTGGCGAGAGAGGCTTCCATGGGTGTGTTGAAGGACCTGATGCATGGTCTCATAACACTGATGCTGGACAGCAGGGTGGAGGACATAGAAGAAGGGCAGCAGGTCATCAGATCTGTCAACTTGGTCGTAGTCAGAGTCCTGGAAAAGTCTGACCAGACCAACATTACCAG CGCCCTGCTGGTGATGCTTCAAGACACTTTGGTCTCAACAGCAGGGTCTCCCATGTTCTCTGAACTCGTGATGAAG TGCCTGTGGAGGCTTATCCGCCACCTCCCGGAAACCATCAACAGTATCAACCTTGATCGGATTTTATTCGACGTCCACAACATCATGAAGGTTTTCCCCAAAGAAAAACGGAAGCAACTGAAGAGTGATGTCCCACACCGAACCCTCAAGACTCTCTTACATACCCTCTGCAAGCTTACGGGAGCTCAG ATCCTGGACCACCTGTCCATGATTGAGAACCGGAATGAGTCTGAATTAGAGGCCCATTTGAGGCGGGTTGTCAAACACGCTGGTAACCTGTCAGGCAGCAAGAGTGACCGCGGTAATGAGAAGACTGGTCTGCACACG GAGGATCGGTTGTCAAAGGCAAAGGTCAGTGACATTCTGTCCGAAATCTTCAAGAAGATTGGCTCAAAGGAGAACACCAAGGAG GGGCTAACAGAGCTGTACGAGTACAAACAAAAGTATACAGATGTGGACCTGGAACCATTCCTCAAGAACTCGTCCCCATTCTTCCAAAGCTACGTGGAGCGAGGACTTCGAATGATTGAGTCAGAGCGAGAGGGCAAACCTCGCATCCAGAACCCAACAG TGATTGCACAGCACGGTGCTGACAACACTCTGAGTGGAAACAATGAAGATCTAAAGCCTGCTATGTACTACGAGAGACTCAAGATCCTCCGTCAGAGACAAGGCCTGGAAAACACCTCTAGA GGTGTTAGCGGAAGTGACGATGAGGCCAAACGAGCCCCCATCTCCTCCCTGCTGTCTTCCAAGCCATCGGTGGCCTCTTCCACCGACATGCTCCAAAGCAAGCTCTCGCAGCTCAAAGAGTCCCGAGAGCTCTGCCAGCAGGAACACAACAACGCTCAGTCCCGCTCCCCGTCACACGCGCACACCCGCTCGGCCTCGCCAGCAGGCAACCTGGATGACCTGAAGAAACGTCTGGAGCGCATCAAGAGCAACAGGCAGTAG